The genomic interval GCTGACCGTCGCGCAACGCACCTTCGAGACCCGGATGGAGACCCGCGAAGGACTGGCCACCTACGTGGAAACCCGCTTCCTGCAGCAGTTCCCGGCGCTGGATCCCGCTGCCGCTCCGGGCCTGGGGCCGCGCCGCTGGGCGTATGTCAGCGGCGCGGCCCTGGCCCACCTGCTCGACCGCCGCGACCCGCACGGCCCGTCACCCTGGCCGCAGGCCGCGCTGACCGGGCAGTCCCTGGCCGACCTGCTGCTCGAACGGACCGGCACCCCGCTTCCGGCCGCGCCGCACGCCGACCTGCAGGCCGCCGCGCGGGAGGCGGCCGCCACCCACGCCGCGCAGCTTCAGGCGCAACTGGACGCCTTCCAGGCCCAGCCCGGCCCGCGCCTGCACCTCCGGGGCGCGCTGCGCGTGTGCAGCTTCGACCCCATGAACCTCCACCCCCTGCCCGGCGGCGACCTGCTGCACGCCCGGCAGCTTCAGCTGCGCAGGGACGGGCCCGACCACCTGCGCGCCCAGCTGGGCACCTTCGGCCACCCTGCCCGCACCGGCGGTCCCTCGCTGTCGCACGTTCAGGAGGTCACGCTGCGCGGCCTGCCCGCGCCCACCGTGCAGGGGGACCGCTGGCAGGTCCGCACGCCCAGCCTGACCGTGGACCTGCCCGCCGACGCCGTCTCCCCGGACGCGGACGGCTGGACGGCCCGCTGGCCCTGAGCGGCGGGGTCGGCCTCCGCCTCACCGGGCAGCGTGGCCCACCCGGCGCGCCTCGCGGACCAGATCACGGATCGCCCCCGGCCAGCTGGGATGCTCGAACGTGAAGCCCGCCTGCAGCAGGCGCCCCGGCACCACCCAGCGGCTCTTGAGCAGCAGTTCCGGCTCGGAGTCCATGACGGCGGCGCCCAGGCCGATCAGCGCCGCCGTGGACGGCACGCCGAGCGGCACCCTCCACGCCCCCCGGTAGGCGCGCAGGAAATCGGCGTTCGGCAGGGGGTGCGGGGCGGTCACGTTCACCGGTCCCGACAGCGGCGTCCCGATCAGGAACTGCGCGGCGCGGCAGAAATCCCGCTCGTGAATCCACGACACGTACTGCCCGCCCCCGGCCATCGGGCCGGCCCCACCCAGCCGGACGACCCGGTCCGTGGTTTCCATGACGCCGCCCGCACCGACGCCGTACACCATGGCGGTGCGCAGGGCCACACGGCGGGTGCTGGGCAGGTGCAGTTCGTTCAGGGCGGCCTCCCAGCGGGTCGCGACGTCCACGCTGAACCCCACGCCCGGCTCGCCTGAATCCTCGTCCTGCGGGCGGTCGCGGGCGTCGCGGTAGAGGGTCGCGGTGGAACTGTTCAGCCACACGGCCGGGGGCCTCTCCACGGCCGCCATGGCGCGCCCCAGCGCCCGCGTGCTGTCCAGGCGCGAGGTGTAGATGTCCAGCATGTTCTGCGCGGTGTACCGGCAGTTGACAGTGCGGCCTGCGAGGTTCAGGACGCGGCCGTCGCGCCGTCGATCTCGCGCACCCACCTGCCCTGCCTCAGCGCGTCCCAGGGCACCCAGCGCCCCGGCGTGGGCACCGGCGGGCGCGAACGCGACACGATGACCACGTCCCAGTCCTGCGCCGCGAAATGCCGCGCCACGGCCCGGCCCAGGACGCCGCTGCCCCCGGGGATCACGAGGCGGGGCGCAGCGTCGGATCGGACCGGTTCGAGTCGGTTCAGGTCGGGTCGGGGCGTCATGCGCTCAGCCTACGCCGCCCCCACGCACCACGAGTCCCTGTTCGCCCGCCCAGGTGCCCACGTCGTCCCCGCGGATCGCGGCGGCCATCAGGCCAGGGAAATGACCGGGCGTGCAAGCGAACGCCGGGATGCCCATGCCCGACAGGGCGCGCGCCACGCCATGGTCGTAACTGGGCGCGCCGTCGTCCGACAGGGCCAGCAGGGCGATGACGTTCACGCCGCTGTCTTTCAGGGTGCGGGCGCGGGCCAGCATCTCGCGCTCGTTCCCGCCCTCGAACAGGTCGCTGACCAGCACCAGAATGGTCTGCTCGGGCTTCTGGATCACCCCCTGGCAGTACGCGAGCGCCCGGTTGATGTCGGTGCCGCCGCCCAGCTGGATGCCGTACAGGACGTCCACCGGGTCGTCGAGGTGCTCGCTGAGGTCCGCGACCTCCGTGTCGAACACCACGACACGCGTACTGACCGCCGGGAGGCTGGCGAGGACCGCGCCGAACACACCCGCGTACACGACGCTGCTCGCCATGCTGCCCGACTGGTCCAGGCACAGGACAATGTCACGCAGGGAGCGGCGCCGGCGGCCCATGCCGACCAGCCGCTCAGGGATGATGGTGTTCTTCCCCGGCTGGTAGGTCTTGAGGTTCGCGCGGATGGTCCGGTCCCAGTCGATCTCGGCCGGGCGGGGCCGGAAGTTGCGCTGCGCGCGGTTCAGGCTGCCGGTCACGGCGGCGCGGGTGGGTTCCTCCAGCCGCCGCGTCAGGTCGTCCACCACCCGGCGCACCACGGCGCGGGCCGCGTCCCTGGCCCGCTCCGGCATCACGCCGCGGAGGCTCAGGAGCGTCCCGACGAGGTTCACGTCCGGCTCCACCCCGCCGAGCATCTCGGGTTCGAACAGCAGCTGCTGCAGGTTCAGGCGTTCGATGGCGTCGCCCTGCATGACCCGCACCACGTCCTGCGGAAAGAACTCACGCAGATCGGCGAGCCAGCGGGCCACCTTCGGAGCGCTCGCGCCCAGCCCGCCGCGCCGCGCGCCCGGTTCCGCGTCGTACAGACCGCCCAGGGCGTCGTCCATCCGGCGGTCCAGGGAACCCAGGCTGACCTGCGCCGCCCCGCCGGGACCGCACGCCAGCCCGTCGGCGTCCCCGCCGCCCAGCACCAACCGCCAGCGGCGTAACCGTTCCGTGTCTCCCGTGTCTGTCATGCTCCTGCCTCCCCTGCCGTGCATGCGCGGCCTCTCACCGCCCTGCAGAGCCGTTCTCCGAATGACGGCATCGGAACAACAGATGTCCGGTGCCTCCCCATTCCCTGCTTCGCCGCTGTTCCAGTCCGTCCTGACCGTCCACCTTCACCCGCTCTCCTGCGGAGCTTGATAACTCCACCCGGCCATGAAGGCTGCCTCTTTACGCCAACCGCTCTCATCCGGCTTCCGTCTGTCTCGCCCTCCACCCGCAACAGCACCGGGTTGCCAAGCCCGCCGGTCCGCCCTGCTCCCACGCTGCGGAGCGGCTCTCCGAATCCGTGTAAGACCAGGCGGCCCCACCCGCGACCTACCAGACGGACGTGAACTTCACGCCGAAGCGCCCGCCGCCGCCCACCTCGGCAGTCAGGGCGTAACTGCCGATCCGGTACTCGGCTTCCACGAACGGACCGGGCCTCTCCCCCCAGCGGTACCCGCCGCCCAGCCGCAACGGACGGCCCTCACCGCTCTGCCAGGGCACCGCGGCCCGCAGGCCCAGCTGCGTGCCCGAGGGGTCATGGGCGGCCGTGACCACCCAGTAATCCGCCGGGATGAACGTGCCGCCCCACCCCCACTGCCATGCGCCCTGCAGTCGGCTGGCCCGGCCCCACAGCTCGCCGTGTCCGCCCAGCGCGACCGCGCCGCCCAGCAGCGGGCCGCTGCGGTCCACTCCGGCGGCCAGCGTGAACGGCGCGACGTTGAACGCCACGCCCGCCCCGGTGTACGCACCGTTCCCGGCACCGACCCCGCGCCGCGCCGCGACGTTCACACTCCAGGCCCCCTCCCGCCACGCCAGCCGGGTCTCGCGCTCGCCGCGCCACGCGGCGCTGATCAGGCCGTTTCCCAGCAGCTCGTAGTGCGCCGGATTCCAGGTCAGGGGGGGCAGCGTGGCCGGGTGCTCGCCGCGCAGGCCATCCAGGGCGGGTTCCGTGACGCTCAGCAGCAGCAGCGGCACGCGGGCGTCCAGACCCCAGCGGACCCGCATGGGCAGCAGCGACTCGTCCCACGCGGTGATGGCCGGGGCGGGCAGGGCCATGGGGTCCGCGCGGCCCAGCGCGGGCGGGCCGCCCGCCACGCCGCACTGCAGTCCCTGCCCGCGCGCCTCGCGCCTCACCCGCGCGTCGTGACGGTTCAGCGGGTACGCCACGCAGCGGGGCGCGGCGCCAGCGGCCTCCTGTTCCGGGACCGTCAGTTCACGGCGCAGACCGGCGGGACTCAGGTCCGCCAGGGCCGCGTGCGCGTGGGTGTGCGTGCCGATCTCCCACCCGGCCTCCCGGAGTTCCTGCACCTGCGCGGCACTCAGACTGCCGGGCCGCCCCACCCGCGACCAGATGACGTACGCCGTGCCGGGCACCCCCTGGGCGCGCAGCACCGGAAACGCCAGCCGGTACACGCTCTCGAACCCGTCGTCGAACTGAATGACCGCCACCCGCTCACGGACCGGCGCGCGGGCCGCCTCGCTGGACGTCACGAAACGGTAGCCCATGCGGCGCAGCGTCTCGATGCGGCGGTTCAGGGCGTCCGGGGAGATGCCCAGCGACGCCCCGCCACTCACGCCCACCTGATGGTAGACGAGCACCACGGGCGCCGACCGCGCCGTGCCCAGCAACGCCAGCCCGGCCAGCACCGCAAGCAGCAGTCGAGGCAGCCGCAGACGGGCCGGCGTGAACGGAACGGCGGGGTTCGGCATGGCAGACACGGACCCCCACAGTAGCGGCCGCCGGAAGGGACCACCACCCCCGGCGGGGCACACGGCCTTCCGCCAGCCCCGCAGCCCGGTCACGCCTGCACGCCCAGCAGGCGCAGCACCATGGGCACGGCCCGCAGCGCCCGCGCCCCGTCCACCTCGCGGGCCGCGCGCCGCCCCGACGCACCCGCGCCGCGCAACGCCTCCCCGATGGCCCGGCGCTCGGGCCGCTCGAAGCGCGAGAACACCCGCCGCAGCAGCGGCAACGTCTCCTGGAACACCGGACCGTCCAGGCCGGTCAGCCAGTCGTCCAGCAACCCCAGCAGCGCCGGATCATGAATGAGGAGCGCGCCGCTGTCGCCCAGGAAGCCGTCCAGCCACGCCGTGACCTCCAGCGGCACCCCGCTGCTCAGCGCCAGTCCCAGCCGCCGCTCCACCTCCGGGCCGTCCAGCACCGACGCGTCCCGCAACCGGCGCACCGCGTCCCCGCTGAGCAGCGGGTGCGTGTCGTCCCGCTCGGCAAGTCGGGCCAGGGCCGCCTGCCACCCCGCCAGGACCGCGCCGTCGTCCAGCAACCGCACCGCCGCGTCCGCTCCCTGCACGTGCCCGCGCAGGGTGAACGCCGCGTCGTCCGCGATCCCGACCGCCGCCAGCGGCAGGCCCACGCCCGCCCGCGTGAGCAGCGTCCGGAACGTCGCGCCCGCCAGCACGTTCGACCCGCCCTCGCGCCCACGCACGTCCCCGTAGCGCGCCAGCCGCGCCAGGGGCGGCAGGGCCTCCAGCAGGTCGCTCACGTCCGCGTTCCCCGCCGCCCGCGCGTCCAGCGCCGCCAGGGCCACCGGCAGCGCGCCCTCCAGGTCGGCGTAGCGCACGGCCTCCAGCAGGGTCGTCAGTTCCGCCAGCGTGCCCGCGTTCCGGGCGGCCTCCACCGCCACGGCCGTCGCCGCGTCCAGTACCGTCTGCCCGCTGCGGCTCGCCTCGACCAGCCGCACACTGAACTCCGGCTTCCAGGCCAGCGCCCACGCCTCCTTGAAGGTGCCGCGCCCCCCCACGGAACGCTCCTGCGCCCACGGCACGCCCAGCAGATTCAGGCGGTGGAACAGCACAGAGCGGGCCAGATCGTTGTCGGTGCGCAGGTCCAGCGTCAGCTCCGTCTGCTCGGGCTGCACCTTCAGGCGCAGGCTCTTCTGAATACGGGCCAGATCCTGCGCCAGCGGCACGGTCGGCACGCCGTCCGGCACCGCCCCCAGCGCCTCGCCGACCACCAGTTGCCGCTCGATCAGCCGCAGGGGCAGGTCACTGTCCCACCCGAACACGCTCAGGACCGCCTCGTTCAGCTCGTCCAGGCCCGGCAGCGCCCGCCCGCGCAGGGCCGCCAGGGTGTTCGCCAGCCGCGTCGCCTCGATCACCGAAGCGCTGCTCGCCTCCAGCCGCTCCTCGCGCAGCAGCCGCGCCACCCGCGCGAACCAGCGTTCCGTCACGTCCCGCCGCGTCGTGAAAAGGTGATGGTAGTACCCCGGCGAGCGCACCCCCGCCCCGTACCCGCTGCCCGTGCTGAGGCGGCCGTGCGTCCACGGCACCCAGGTCAGCGTGACCTTCGCCTTCGGCAGGCCCTTCAGGATCGCCGCGTCGTCCTTCGCCTTGAAGGCCTCCACGTCCAATGCCGGAGCGTGCCACGCCCCGCACACCACCGCCACGCGCCCCGCCCCGCCCTTCACGGCCGCGCGGATCGCCTGCCGCATGCACGCCTCGCGCTGCGCTTCCCGGCCCGACGCCGCCGGGGCATCCGCCCGCACGGCCCGCATCGCCTCGTTCACGGCCTCGAACACGTCGAAGTCGTCGCCGCGCGCCTCGACCAGCGTCTCCCACCACCGCTCGAAATCCGCGTACCCGGCCGCCTCCGCCAGCACCCGCAACGGATCGCTGTGCAGGTCATCCGACTCGTCGTCCCCACGTTCGCCCACCAGCGTCACCGACGCCGGAAGATCCATGAACCGCGCCGCCGCCCCCGCCCGCGCCGCCCAGCGGAACGCCACGAACTCCGGACTGAACGCCGCGAACGGCCAGAACGACGCTCTGGCAGGATCGTCGTTCACGTAGCCCAGCAGCGCCACGGGCGGCGTCATGTCCTCCAGCGCCAGGAACGGCAGAACGGAATCCGCATCCGACGGCCCCTCGACCAGCACCACATCGGGCTTGAGCTGATTCAGCGCGTGCTCAAGCGACCGGGCACTGCCGGGGCCGTGATGACGGATAGGAAAGATGGAGACGCTCACGTGTAGGTATTCAGGATCGCACTGATCCGACAGGATGAGCACCAGAATCCGTAGATGGTGCCATTTGTGTACGCCAAGCCGTCATGGAGCTGGAATACGAACAGCATGGTCTGCTGACATTTAGGGCAGGTTTCCCACTCTGGACCCTGCAGCCAGGAAGGCGGTCCACCTACCCGGTTCAGGTTCTGACTGTCGTTGAAATCGTTCTGGAACAGCCAGCGTGACGGTGTTACCTTCAACTGCACGGGAAGACCATGATGCAGGAACTTGTAGGTTTCCCGGTCAAGGTCTGAGAAGTCATATCCTCCTGTTTCCTCAAAGCCTGACCCATGGTACTTGGGGCGTTCAGGCAGTCCGTGGTCATCGTGCACAAATATTGTGGGCCGGTCACTGATCATGCAATACGTGCAGACAACGAAGGTAATGGGCGCATGAAGCGTAACGCCGGGCACTGGATTACTGAGAGTGAGGAGATGCTGCAAGTTGTAGTCACAATGTGGGCACTTCGGCCCTTCTGCGCCCCAGTACTCAGCCTGGATTCCCTCGCCATTGATCCGCCACGACAGATCATCCAGATGCATATGAGCTGGAGCGGTCATATTGTGGGTCGTCAAGTCGGCTGGGCTGGGCATGATGTGGTAGCAGGCATCTGCGTACAGTCGCCGCCACTCTCCACCTTTACGCTCGACTCCGGCATTTTCAAGCAACTGGGTATTCAGCTTGCTCGCAACGAAATTAAGATTTTCAGGTTCACCCGACCACTCCAGACACAGCTGAGCCCAGTTTCTATGAGCGATTGAGGTGTTCATCTCATTTCTGAGTTCATGGCTGAAGCGCCTACCTGCACCCCACCAGGCTCCCGTTGATTCCCAACTTCGTTTACTCCATAAGGCGGAGAGGTACGGATGAAACAGATCTGGTGCCTGCCATTGCAGCTTGTCCAGCATCTCGTGCTGCAACCGCAGTCCAGACACATCGGCCTCCTTGTAATCCATTCCCAAAGCGAGGAGGGATTTCTCGAAGACTCGGGGCAGAGCGTGATCTGGAATGTAGTCCAACAGTCGGCGGTGCGCGTTCGATAGACCACGTCGATCCAGAAGCGTCAGCAGCACCTCTAGAGCAGCCTCCGGGTCAGGATGAATGCGGCCAGTCAGGACTTCTTCTGTCCTCTGCCTGAGGTTTCGAAGCTGTGTCTGCTCCTCATCGGTCAGCCGGTCAAGTCCACCCTCTGCATCGCGCTTCTGTGCAAGAAGAACTATGGCGTCCAGCAAGCTCAGGTATTCTTCAACGCCATTCACGTTCAGCTCACCGTCCGGCAGGCTTTGTAGAAGTCTTTCCAGTCGTCGCGTTTTTTGGCGACGGTTTCGAGGTATTCGCGCCAGATGACGGCGTCCTGCACGGGGTCTTTGATGACGGCCCCCACGAGGCTGGCGGCGACGTCGTGGGCGGTCAGGTGGCCGTTCCCGAAGTGCGCGGCGAGGCTCAGGCCGTGGTTGACGACGCTGATGGCTTCGGCGGTGCTGAGGCTGCCGCTGGGGCTCTTGAGTTTTGTCCTGCCGTCCTCGGTGGCTCCGGCGCGCAGTTCGCGGAACACGGTGACGATCCGGCGGACTTCCTCCAGCGCGGGTGGCTGGGCGGGAATGTGGAGGTTCGTGGCGAGTTGCGCGACGCGGCTGGTGACGATGCTGACCTCGTCGTCGAGGGTGTCGGGGACGGGCAGGATGACGGTGTTGAAGCGGCGTTTCAGGGCGCTGCTCAGGTCGTTCACGCCCTTGTCGCGGTTGTTGGCGGTGGCGATCAGGTTGAAGCCCTGCACGGCCTGCACTTCCGTGTTCAGTTCCGGGATGGGCAGCGTCTTCTCGCTCAGGATGGTGATGAGGGTGTCCTGCACGTCGCTCTGCACGCGCGTCAGTTCTTCCAGGCGAGCGATCTTGCCGGTGCGCATGGCACGCACGATGGGGCTCTCGACCAGGGCGGCCTCGCTGGGCCCCTCGGCCAGCAGGCGGGCGTAGTTCCAGCCGTAGCGGACGCTTTCCTCGCTGGTGCCGGCGGTGCCCTGCACGAGCAGGGTACTGGTGCCGCTGATCGCGGCGGCGAGGTGTTCGCTGACCCAGCTCTTGGCGGTGCCGGGCACGCCGATCAGCAGCAGGGCGCGGTCCGTGGCGAGGGTGGCGACGGCGATCTCCATCAGGCGGCGTTCCCCGACGTACTTGGGGGTGATCTCGGTGCCGTCTTTCAGCGTGCCGCCCATCAGGTACGTCAGCACGGCGTGCGGCGAGAGGTTCCAGCGGGGCGGACGGGGCCGGTCGTCGTGCGCGGCCAGGGCAGAAAGCTCATGCGCGTACGCCTGCTCGGCGTGCTGACGGAGGACAGTGGAATCAGGGGTGGTCATGGGTGGGCTCCTAGTTGTGTCAGATGATGTTGAATCTCAGGTCGGGCTGATCGCGCTACTTTTTCGATGTGCCTGGAGAGGGTCTGCCTGACTTCTGGAGACGGGTGACTCAGCAGTCGGCGAGCCGCTCCACCAGGGATCAATTCAGTGAGGGCCATTCCCTTGATCAGCTCTGACTCGGTCTTATCCAGATTTGGATAGGGGGCGTTGTCTCCGTACTCCACGAGAATCTTCAGACCTACGGTGGTCAGGGAGTCGACTCGCTCAGCTATGGCTTCCAGAACGTCCAGAGGGGTCGCTGGATTGGCGGCGAGACGGTCCTCCATCCTCCGGTAGCGTCGTTCAGAAAGATTCCTCAGCACTTCGGGAGGAGTGCTCTTGTTTCCCGCGATGGCCAGCAGGAGTTCAGTGTCCTGGCTGCTCGCGAGTTCCATCAGCAGTGCTGGCGGCGTGTTCGGGTTCCTCATCACCGCAAGGACTACTCGGGAATCGGAGGTTCTGGCCAGAACTTCCAGAACTTCCGGAGGAGTGTTCTGGGCGCGGGCTACTTCCCTTGCCAAGTCAGGAGAGAACCTCGCCAGTTCC from Deinococcus depolymerans carries:
- a CDS encoding polysaccharide deacetylase family protein gives rise to the protein MPNPAVPFTPARLRLPRLLLAVLAGLALLGTARSAPVVLVYHQVGVSGGASLGISPDALNRRIETLRRMGYRFVTSSEAARAPVRERVAVIQFDDGFESVYRLAFPVLRAQGVPGTAYVIWSRVGRPGSLSAAQVQELREAGWEIGTHTHAHAALADLSPAGLRRELTVPEQEAAGAAPRCVAYPLNRHDARVRREARGQGLQCGVAGGPPALGRADPMALPAPAITAWDESLLPMRVRWGLDARVPLLLLSVTEPALDGLRGEHPATLPPLTWNPAHYELLGNGLISAAWRGERETRLAWREGAWSVNVAARRGVGAGNGAYTGAGVAFNVAPFTLAAGVDRSGPLLGGAVALGGHGELWGRASRLQGAWQWGWGGTFIPADYWVVTAAHDPSGTQLGLRAAVPWQSGEGRPLRLGGGYRWGERPGPFVEAEYRIGSYALTAEVGGGGRFGVKFTSVW
- a CDS encoding DUF1731 domain-containing protein; its protein translation is MGARDRRRDGRVLNLAGRTVNCRYTAQNMLDIYTSRLDSTRALGRAMAAVERPPAVWLNSSTATLYRDARDRPQDEDSGEPGVGFSVDVATRWEAALNELHLPSTRRVALRTAMVYGVGAGGVMETTDRVVRLGGAGPMAGGGQYVSWIHERDFCRAAQFLIGTPLSGPVNVTAPHPLPNADFLRAYRGAWRVPLGVPSTAALIGLGAAVMDSEPELLLKSRWVVPGRLLQAGFTFEHPSWPGAIRDLVREARRVGHAAR
- a CDS encoding VWA domain-containing protein → MTDTGDTERLRRWRLVLGGGDADGLACGPGGAAQVSLGSLDRRMDDALGGLYDAEPGARRGGLGASAPKVARWLADLREFFPQDVVRVMQGDAIERLNLQQLLFEPEMLGGVEPDVNLVGTLLSLRGVMPERARDAARAVVRRVVDDLTRRLEEPTRAAVTGSLNRAQRNFRPRPAEIDWDRTIRANLKTYQPGKNTIIPERLVGMGRRRRSLRDIVLCLDQSGSMASSVVYAGVFGAVLASLPAVSTRVVVFDTEVADLSEHLDDPVDVLYGIQLGGGTDINRALAYCQGVIQKPEQTILVLVSDLFEGGNEREMLARARTLKDSGVNVIALLALSDDGAPSYDHGVARALSGMGIPAFACTPGHFPGLMAAAIRGDDVGTWAGEQGLVVRGGGVG
- a CDS encoding AAA family ATPase, with amino-acid sequence MTTPDSTVLRQHAEQAYAHELSALAAHDDRPRPPRWNLSPHAVLTYLMGGTLKDGTEITPKYVGERRLMEIAVATLATDRALLLIGVPGTAKSWVSEHLAAAISGTSTLLVQGTAGTSEESVRYGWNYARLLAEGPSEAALVESPIVRAMRTGKIARLEELTRVQSDVQDTLITILSEKTLPIPELNTEVQAVQGFNLIATANNRDKGVNDLSSALKRRFNTVILPVPDTLDDEVSIVTSRVAQLATNLHIPAQPPALEEVRRIVTVFRELRAGATEDGRTKLKSPSGSLSTAEAISVVNHGLSLAAHFGNGHLTAHDVAASLVGAVIKDPVQDAVIWREYLETVAKKRDDWKDFYKACRTVS
- a CDS encoding DUF5682 family protein — translated: MLILSDQCDPEYLHVSVSIFPIRHHGPGSARSLEHALNQLKPDVVLVEGPSDADSVLPFLALEDMTPPVALLGYVNDDPARASFWPFAAFSPEFVAFRWAARAGAAARFMDLPASVTLVGERGDDESDDLHSDPLRVLAEAAGYADFERWWETLVEARGDDFDVFEAVNEAMRAVRADAPAASGREAQREACMRQAIRAAVKGGAGRVAVVCGAWHAPALDVEAFKAKDDAAILKGLPKAKVTLTWVPWTHGRLSTGSGYGAGVRSPGYYHHLFTTRRDVTERWFARVARLLREERLEASSASVIEATRLANTLAALRGRALPGLDELNEAVLSVFGWDSDLPLRLIERQLVVGEALGAVPDGVPTVPLAQDLARIQKSLRLKVQPEQTELTLDLRTDNDLARSVLFHRLNLLGVPWAQERSVGGRGTFKEAWALAWKPEFSVRLVEASRSGQTVLDAATAVAVEAARNAGTLAELTTLLEAVRYADLEGALPVALAALDARAAGNADVSDLLEALPPLARLARYGDVRGREGGSNVLAGATFRTLLTRAGVGLPLAAVGIADDAAFTLRGHVQGADAAVRLLDDGAVLAGWQAALARLAERDDTHPLLSGDAVRRLRDASVLDGPEVERRLGLALSSGVPLEVTAWLDGFLGDSGALLIHDPALLGLLDDWLTGLDGPVFQETLPLLRRVFSRFERPERRAIGEALRGAGASGRRAAREVDGARALRAVPMVLRLLGVQA